One stretch of Lemur catta isolate mLemCat1 chromosome 2, mLemCat1.pri, whole genome shotgun sequence DNA includes these proteins:
- the CLPSL1 gene encoding colipase-like protein 1, whose protein sequence is MYPVPARHRPAGEGAAGGAELGESSEGRGAEGGGGAGGRGVSWQDLREFCVQNKSCKSQCCCREPHGCKFHCAEKGSEGSLCHTQTFVGLYNECPCKLNLTCVFPKNEKSFGIIRKLKKRSQLRKCSSNAFSFLLPLPPTILPTQNYVSLPLVPRASTNSVPSLK, encoded by the exons ATGTACCCCGTCCCAGCTAGACACCGCCCTGCAGGCGAGGGTGCCGCTGGGGGAGCTGAGCTGGGGGAAAGCTCGGAGGGCCGCGGGGCGGAGGGGGGCGGTGGAGCCGGCGGGAGGGGCGTCTCTTGGCAGGATCTCAGGGAGTTTTGCGTCCAGAACAAGTCGTGCAAAAGTCAATGCTGCTGCCGGGAGCCCCATGGCTGCAAGTTCCACTGCGCCGAGAAGGGGTCCGAGGGCAGCTTGTGTCACACGCAG ACTTTCGTAGGCCTGTATAACGAGTGTCCCTGCAAGCTGAATCTGACTTGTGTGTTTCCGAAGAATGAGAAATCATTTGGAATcatcagaaaattgaaaaaaagaagccAGCTAAGAAAATGTTCTTCTAATGCCTTCTCTTTCTTGCTGCCTCTGCCACCCACCATCCTACCTACCCAGAACTATGTGTCCCTGCCCCTGGTCCCCAGAGCctccaccaacagtgtaccatCATTGAAATAA